In a genomic window of Nostoc sp. UHCC 0870:
- a CDS encoding ABC transporter ATP-binding protein, whose product MNKNNVYKNVLSLLKFYPLAIPVIVLLGTLSSLFEGIGISLFMPLLQSLYQTEVQIGDSNFLVDLLNRIFVDIPTNNRLIIIAVCIVGSIFLKNLLIYSNSILFSRFNSRISHDLRSRIYRQLLSISYSFLEGNESGKLMNTLASETWRTSQALSGFVNLIINCCTISVFIILLLLLSWQLTILVSILMALISIITYLVTRPVKRLGEQALESNSALANRMWEGLAGMKVIRAFGREDYEQERFDRVSIKVRNTFFKLDILSATVNPISEVLSSILLVSILVITLLQDKTSLPRLLTFIVILYRLQPKVKQLDAARVGLSALSSAVEDVLSLLDSSDKPYIRSGHINFKSLKQGIYFEGVSFAYNVGEKSALQDISLFIPQGKTTAIVGPSGAGKSTLIGLICRFYDLESGEIYVDNYALRELNLNDWRNQIAIVSQDVHMFSTTVLENIAYGRLGVTEDEIIEAAKLANAHQFISELPQGYDTKVGDRGVRLSGGQRQRIALARAIVRNPEILILDEATNALDSISEHLIQEALNTLSENRTVIVIAHRLATIEQADKIIVLNEGQVAEQGNLQYLLQLNGLFAQLYNLQHRNAHI is encoded by the coding sequence ATGAATAAAAATAACGTATACAAAAATGTATTATCTCTTTTAAAGTTTTATCCTTTGGCAATTCCTGTAATTGTTTTGCTGGGAACTCTATCCTCTTTATTTGAAGGAATCGGCATTAGCTTATTTATGCCATTACTGCAAAGTTTATATCAGACAGAGGTGCAAATAGGTGACAGCAATTTTTTAGTAGATTTGCTCAATCGTATATTTGTTGATATCCCTACTAACAACCGTTTGATAATTATTGCTGTGTGTATTGTAGGAAGTATTTTCTTAAAAAACTTGCTGATTTACAGTAACAGTATTTTATTCTCTAGGTTCAACTCACGTATCAGCCATGATTTGCGGTCAAGAATATATAGGCAACTTTTAAGCATTAGCTATAGTTTTTTAGAAGGGAATGAATCAGGCAAATTGATGAATACTTTGGCTTCTGAAACCTGGCGGACTAGTCAAGCCTTATCAGGTTTTGTTAACCTCATCATCAATTGCTGTACGATATCTGTGTTTATAATTTTGCTGTTACTGCTTTCTTGGCAACTAACTATATTAGTTTCTATCTTGATGGCATTAATATCTATAATTACCTATCTAGTTACACGTCCAGTTAAACGATTAGGAGAACAAGCATTAGAGAGTAATTCTGCTCTGGCTAATCGTATGTGGGAAGGATTAGCTGGGATGAAAGTAATTCGAGCTTTTGGACGCGAAGATTACGAGCAAGAACGCTTTGATAGGGTTTCAATAAAGGTACGTAATACATTTTTCAAACTTGATATACTCTCTGCAACTGTCAATCCAATTTCTGAGGTTCTGTCGTCAATTTTATTAGTGAGTATTTTAGTAATTACTTTACTGCAAGACAAAACATCTCTACCAAGACTACTCACTTTTATTGTGATCCTCTACCGCTTACAGCCTAAAGTAAAGCAACTAGATGCTGCACGCGTAGGTCTAAGTGCTTTATCTAGTGCTGTAGAGGATGTATTATCTCTCTTAGATAGTTCTGATAAACCTTATATTCGTTCTGGTCATATTAATTTTAAAAGTTTAAAACAAGGAATTTATTTTGAAGGTGTCAGCTTTGCTTATAATGTGGGAGAAAAATCAGCCCTTCAAGATATTTCACTGTTTATTCCTCAAGGTAAAACAACTGCTATTGTAGGTCCTTCTGGTGCAGGTAAATCTACACTCATTGGCTTAATTTGTCGGTTTTATGATCTAGAATCAGGAGAAATTTATGTTGATAATTATGCACTCAGAGAATTAAATTTAAATGATTGGCGTAATCAAATTGCGATTGTTAGCCAAGATGTGCATATGTTTAGCACAACGGTGTTAGAAAATATTGCCTATGGTCGCCTGGGAGTAACAGAAGATGAAATTATAGAAGCAGCAAAACTGGCAAATGCTCATCAATTTATTAGTGAATTACCTCAAGGGTATGATACCAAAGTAGGCGATCGCGGTGTTCGTTTATCGGGTGGACAGAGACAACGCATCGCTTTAGCAAGAGCGATAGTCCGCAATCCAGAGATTCTGATTCTAGATGAGGCTACAAATGCGCTTGACAGTATTTCTGAACATTTAATTCAAGAAGCCCTTAATACCCTAAGTGAGAATCGTACAGTAATTGTGATAGCCCATCGTCTAGCTACCATTGAACAAGCAGATAAAATAATTGTGCTAAATGAGGGACAAGTAGCGGAGCAAGGTAATCTTCAGTATCTACTCCAGTTGAACGGACTATTTGCCCAACTTTATAACTTACAACACCGTAATGCTCATATTTGA
- a CDS encoding class I SAM-dependent methyltransferase → MVTLSAKKDNFKLHLQEFLAYNPFPEPLTQGFFYREKMRAIHNVAPNQPLQKILEVGGGQSGLTSLLYPQAKITNIDFNPEYANAPCNQQEQVSFVCGDATNLPFADESFDAVTMFDLLEHVPDDQKAVSEALRVLRPNGFLLISTPNENWRFPYYKFMKSVCPSEADVMAEWGHVRRGYTLAELKALINLPCQEYATFINPLTVICHDVAFSNLSPRKRRILCNMLSPLTWLSYYLHKPQGLGTETASVWQKI, encoded by the coding sequence ATGGTTACTCTATCCGCTAAAAAAGATAATTTCAAATTGCATTTACAGGAATTTTTAGCCTACAATCCTTTTCCAGAGCCTCTGACTCAAGGATTTTTTTATCGGGAAAAAATGCGTGCTATTCATAATGTCGCTCCCAACCAACCATTACAAAAAATTCTAGAGGTAGGTGGTGGTCAGAGTGGACTAACATCTTTACTATATCCCCAAGCAAAAATTACTAATATAGACTTTAATCCTGAATACGCCAACGCTCCTTGCAACCAACAAGAACAAGTCAGCTTTGTTTGTGGAGATGCGACAAATTTACCTTTTGCAGATGAATCATTTGATGCTGTAACAATGTTCGACCTATTAGAACACGTACCAGATGATCAAAAAGCAGTCTCAGAGGCGTTACGAGTATTGCGTCCAAATGGTTTTCTGTTAATTAGTACGCCTAATGAGAATTGGCGGTTTCCTTACTATAAATTTATGAAATCTGTTTGCCCTAGTGAAGCCGATGTGATGGCGGAATGGGGTCATGTTAGACGTGGTTACACGTTAGCAGAACTCAAAGCTTTAATCAATTTACCCTGTCAGGAATATGCTACTTTTATTAACCCTTTAACAGTTATATGTCATGATGTAGCATTTTCTAACTTATCACCTCGTAAGCGTCGAATTTTGTGTAATATGCTGAGTCCTTTGACATGGTTGAGTTATTATCTGCACAAACCACAAGGATTGGGAACAGAAACAGCTTCAGTTTGGCAGAAAATATAA
- a CDS encoding glycosyltransferase gives MVLNKDKLISIDLVICTYNNAGLLDRVLNKIANQQVPDNVKWQVLVVNNNCTDETPAVVEKYIQSQSIPQISMLLEPKQGLNHARLCGIQNTTGDWIALVDDDCMLDPDWVAEAAKFASLYPDCGAFGGKVILDWETSPPGYVLKYGYSFAQQEHGMNIMQPNCLVGAGLIISRKAILHTNWIKEQFLSDRVGKKLVSGGDVEMVLRIRSAGYDIWYNPACKLLHYIPTRRTEHKYLVNINYGLGISQLMGDSLTWNNSYQRLIIESIYSTFTATVDICKEALKVRLKRSYMEAAEIPIVLGFVLGKWTGIFRIICMNKQERQKLIGSAKLVNSNT, from the coding sequence ATGGTTTTAAATAAGGATAAGCTAATATCGATTGATTTAGTTATTTGCACTTACAATAATGCTGGCTTACTCGATAGAGTCTTAAATAAAATTGCTAACCAACAAGTACCAGACAATGTAAAGTGGCAAGTCTTAGTTGTCAATAACAACTGCACAGATGAAACACCAGCAGTTGTTGAAAAATACATTCAGTCTCAAAGCATACCCCAAATATCTATGCTTTTAGAACCAAAACAAGGCTTAAATCATGCGCGTCTCTGCGGCATCCAAAATACAACCGGAGATTGGATTGCCTTGGTTGATGATGACTGTATGTTAGACCCAGACTGGGTAGCAGAAGCAGCTAAATTTGCTTCTCTCTATCCAGACTGTGGTGCTTTTGGTGGAAAAGTCATTTTAGATTGGGAAACGTCTCCACCTGGTTATGTATTGAAGTATGGATATTCATTTGCCCAACAAGAGCATGGCATGAATATTATGCAACCAAATTGTTTAGTTGGGGCAGGATTAATTATTAGTAGAAAAGCCATTTTACATACTAACTGGATCAAAGAGCAATTCTTGAGCGATCGCGTGGGTAAAAAGTTAGTCTCTGGGGGTGATGTGGAAATGGTTTTGCGTATCCGCAGCGCAGGTTACGATATTTGGTACAATCCCGCCTGCAAATTACTGCACTATATTCCTACAAGACGCACTGAACATAAATACCTCGTTAATATCAATTATGGTTTAGGAATCAGCCAGTTAATGGGTGACAGTTTGACTTGGAATAATTCATACCAACGCCTGATTATAGAATCTATTTATTCTACCTTTACCGCTACAGTTGATATTTGTAAAGAAGCCTTAAAAGTTCGGCTAAAACGTAGTTACATGGAAGCGGCAGAAATTCCCATCGTCTTGGGTTTTGTTCTGGGCAAATGGACAGGGATATTCAGAATAATCTGCATGAATAAACAAGAAAGACAAAAGTTAATAGGTTCTGCAAAATTAGTTAATTCAAATACTTAG
- a CDS encoding glycosyltransferase family 2 protein — protein sequence MSNFAPWKVLHLDLSEDLPELNHESNYQGIYVVFWWRGIPLGDREILTAQLPMAATTLRNIALQAITPAVGDRLLENGFKAPLPVVCANPARDKPSDFQALLALQQPLQELQQTYTQPVNNSISVVICTRNRPEQLARCLRSLVNLSQPPQQIIVVDNAPSDDNTRQVVAQIPQIEYVLEPRPGLSVARNTGISHSTGEIIAFTDDDVEVHPDWCLRLQQAFVNPKVLAVTGLMLPAELETEAQFIFYKGSGGSGWGYRAIHFDMQFFEDMKHLSVPVWRIGAGANMAFRRHAFDVVGYFDERLGAGASGCSEDSEMWYRILAEGWICRYEPTSVVFHYHRRNFDAFTDQAYQYMRGHVTALLIQFAQYKHWGNLRRLCLALPRYYAKLTLQRLKKGFQPRYSSVFTEILGCLAGIKFYINNRKKPAWSSSLSTESYANARIEKSNSKMQN from the coding sequence ATGAGTAATTTTGCTCCCTGGAAAGTTTTGCATCTTGACTTGAGCGAAGACTTACCAGAACTGAATCATGAAAGCAATTATCAAGGAATATATGTTGTTTTTTGGTGGCGGGGTATTCCTCTTGGCGATCGCGAAATTCTCACAGCACAGTTACCTATGGCTGCAACTACGCTGCGGAATATAGCATTGCAAGCCATCACACCAGCCGTAGGCGATCGCTTACTAGAAAACGGCTTCAAAGCACCTTTACCAGTGGTTTGTGCAAATCCAGCCAGGGATAAACCATCAGATTTTCAGGCTTTGTTGGCTTTACAGCAACCCCTCCAAGAACTGCAACAAACTTACACTCAACCAGTCAATAATTCTATATCTGTAGTGATTTGTACGCGCAATCGACCAGAACAACTAGCACGGTGTTTGCGATCGCTAGTAAATTTATCTCAACCTCCACAACAGATTATTGTCGTCGATAATGCACCCTCAGATGACAACACACGCCAGGTAGTTGCACAAATACCTCAGATTGAGTACGTGTTAGAACCACGACCAGGGCTAAGTGTAGCGCGTAATACTGGGATTAGCCACTCGACAGGAGAGATTATTGCTTTCACTGATGACGATGTAGAAGTTCACCCAGACTGGTGTCTTCGTTTACAGCAAGCTTTTGTAAATCCCAAAGTCCTAGCTGTTACCGGACTCATGTTACCAGCTGAACTGGAAACAGAAGCACAATTCATCTTCTATAAAGGTTCAGGAGGCTCAGGGTGGGGATATCGCGCCATCCATTTTGATATGCAGTTCTTTGAAGATATGAAGCATCTTAGTGTTCCCGTGTGGCGCATTGGAGCAGGTGCTAATATGGCCTTTCGCCGTCATGCTTTTGATGTAGTAGGGTATTTCGATGAACGCCTGGGTGCAGGTGCATCTGGATGTAGTGAAGACTCGGAAATGTGGTACAGAATCCTGGCTGAAGGCTGGATTTGTCGCTATGAACCGACATCAGTAGTTTTTCACTATCATCGCCGGAATTTTGATGCTTTCACAGACCAAGCTTATCAATATATGCGTGGTCATGTGACAGCGTTATTAATACAGTTTGCTCAATATAAACATTGGGGAAACTTGCGTCGCTTATGCTTGGCTTTGCCTAGATATTATGCCAAATTAACTTTACAAAGACTGAAAAAAGGTTTTCAGCCGCGATATAGTTCTGTATTTACCGAAATACTTGGCTGTCTAGCTGGAATCAAGTTTTACATAAACAACAGGAAAAAACCAGCTTGGTCAAGTTCCTTATCGACAGAATCTTACGCCAACGCGAGAATTGAAAAATCAAACTCTAAAATGCAGAATTAA
- a CDS encoding glycosyltransferase family 4 protein, which produces MSNQSEFTIALLHWGDLIEDFLDTIGVTFEAFCNEMTGGWMFGYIDALKLANVRTVLFCISARVTTTVRYTHKPTGATICVLPAPKLYQVVRRPMLNPYGWNITEVFGDVQGVRRNLLAVLRDAAPYLATPILHLARELRHEGCQAILCQEYEYARFDTCVLLGWLMRLPVFATFQGGDFQLSRWEGLVRPITLSACAGLVVATQTELERLQSRYSLPSTKIAQIFNPMDVANWHASDRTEARTILEIPLDAEVVVYHGRIEIYRKGLDILMDAWQDICEKRPDRNLRLLLVGTGSDAEKLGQLIAQKQLPGIIWRNEYVRDRTAIQRYLSAADVYTLPSRHEGFPVAPIEAMSCSLPVVATDAPGVPDILPDRELSGGIIVPREDSTALAEGIGSLLDNQAWRHELGKRGRDRAEKYFSLEAIGKQLREFILAQSD; this is translated from the coding sequence ATGAGCAACCAATCAGAATTTACTATTGCCCTTTTACATTGGGGTGATTTAATTGAAGATTTTTTAGACACCATCGGAGTTACTTTCGAGGCTTTTTGCAATGAGATGACTGGCGGTTGGATGTTCGGTTATATCGATGCTTTAAAGCTGGCTAATGTACGGACAGTGCTGTTTTGTATTTCCGCACGGGTAACTACAACTGTGCGCTATACCCACAAGCCTACAGGTGCAACTATCTGTGTATTACCTGCGCCTAAACTTTATCAAGTTGTACGTCGTCCCATGTTGAACCCCTACGGTTGGAATATTACCGAGGTATTTGGGGATGTACAGGGAGTCCGTCGTAATCTGTTAGCAGTGCTGAGAGATGCTGCACCTTATCTAGCTACACCAATATTACATCTTGCCCGTGAACTGCGCCACGAAGGATGTCAAGCTATTTTGTGTCAAGAATACGAATATGCGCGATTTGATACTTGCGTATTGTTGGGATGGTTAATGCGTTTACCTGTATTTGCTACTTTTCAAGGAGGTGATTTTCAACTCTCACGCTGGGAAGGTTTGGTACGTCCAATCACACTTTCAGCCTGTGCTGGTTTAGTAGTAGCTACCCAAACGGAATTGGAACGATTACAGTCTCGGTACAGTTTGCCCTCTACCAAGATAGCACAGATTTTTAACCCAATGGATGTAGCGAATTGGCACGCCAGCGATCGCACTGAAGCTAGAACAATATTAGAGATTCCTTTAGATGCTGAGGTTGTAGTGTATCACGGGCGGATAGAAATATATCGTAAGGGGCTAGATATCCTGATGGATGCCTGGCAAGATATTTGTGAAAAACGCCCTGATAGGAATTTGCGTTTACTTCTTGTCGGTACTGGTTCTGATGCAGAGAAGTTAGGACAACTAATTGCCCAGAAGCAGTTACCGGGAATCATTTGGAGAAATGAATACGTCCGCGATCGCACTGCTATTCAACGTTATTTATCGGCGGCTGATGTCTACACCCTCCCTTCTCGCCACGAAGGTTTTCCTGTCGCACCCATCGAAGCCATGTCTTGTAGTCTACCTGTAGTAGCTACTGATGCCCCTGGTGTTCCTGATATTTTGCCAGACAGAGAGTTATCAGGGGGAATAATCGTACCTCGTGAAGACAGCACAGCCTTAGCTGAAGGTATTGGTTCTCTCCTAGACAACCAAGCTTGGAGACATGAATTGGGTAAACGCGGGCGCGATCGCGCAGAAAAATACTTTTCTTTAGAAGCTATTGGTAAGCAACTACGTGAGTTTATTTTGGCGCAAAGTGACTAA
- a CDS encoding glycoside hydrolase family 10 protein, translated as MKMFRKWDMRFLLQNFNQKSKPVFFAVMLVLSVVTTVILSLPLNAQITPNSSLASELRGVWLTNIDSDVLFNRDRLQKSLQKLDELNFNTVYPAVWNWGYTLYPSQVAAKVIGRSLDPTPGLQGRDMLKEIVTEGHKQGLTVIPWFEFGFMAPADSLLAKNRPQWLTSRSNGTRIVKEGTHERVWLSPFRPDVQRFIQDLIVEIVRNYDIDGIQFDDHFGLPSELGYDAYTIDLYKKEHRGQAPSKNPKDPEWVRWRASKITAFMKRVFTAIKSVKKDCLVSVAPNPQRFSYEYFLADWQRWERMGIVEDLVLQIYRDDLNVFVKELEYPEVKAAQKHIPVSIGILSGLKNRSVPMQQIQTQVEKVRDRNFAGVSFFFYETLWNLTKEKPLERQTALKQMFSTPAKYPNLLRGWKA; from the coding sequence ATGAAAATGTTTAGAAAGTGGGATATGAGGTTTTTGTTGCAGAATTTTAATCAAAAAAGCAAGCCAGTATTTTTTGCAGTGATGCTGGTTTTGAGTGTAGTGACTACAGTTATTTTATCGTTACCTTTAAACGCACAAATCACTCCCAACTCATCATTAGCATCGGAATTGAGGGGGGTTTGGTTAACTAATATTGATAGTGATGTGCTGTTTAATCGCGATCGCCTGCAAAAATCTTTACAAAAATTAGATGAACTTAACTTCAATACCGTATATCCAGCAGTGTGGAACTGGGGATATACACTGTATCCGAGTCAAGTAGCAGCGAAAGTGATTGGGCGATCGCTTGATCCTACTCCTGGATTACAAGGGCGCGATATGCTCAAAGAAATTGTCACCGAGGGACATAAACAAGGTTTAACCGTGATTCCTTGGTTTGAATTTGGCTTCATGGCCCCAGCAGATTCTCTCCTAGCTAAAAATCGTCCCCAATGGTTGACAAGTCGCAGCAATGGTACTCGCATTGTTAAAGAAGGCACACATGAACGAGTTTGGTTAAGTCCCTTTCGCCCCGATGTACAGCGATTTATCCAGGATTTAATTGTCGAAATCGTCAGAAACTACGATATCGACGGTATCCAATTTGACGACCATTTCGGCTTACCTTCGGAACTGGGCTATGATGCCTACACCATAGACTTATACAAAAAAGAACATCGTGGTCAAGCACCATCCAAAAACCCCAAAGATCCAGAATGGGTACGTTGGCGAGCTAGCAAAATCACTGCTTTCATGAAGCGGGTATTTACAGCGATTAAATCTGTCAAAAAAGATTGCTTAGTTTCCGTTGCACCCAACCCCCAGCGTTTTTCCTACGAATATTTTCTCGCAGATTGGCAACGCTGGGAACGTATGGGAATAGTTGAAGACTTGGTATTGCAGATTTACCGCGATGATCTTAATGTCTTTGTCAAAGAATTAGAGTATCCAGAAGTCAAAGCAGCCCAAAAACATATACCTGTGAGTATTGGGATTTTGTCTGGATTGAAAAATAGATCCGTACCCATGCAGCAAATTCAAACCCAAGTGGAGAAAGTACGCGATCGCAATTTTGCCGGAGTCTCCTTCTTTTTCTATGAAACCCTCTGGAATCTCACTAAGGAAAAACCCTTAGAACGTCAGACAGCCTTGAAACAAATGTTTTCAACCCCAGCTAAGTATCCCAATTTGCTGAGGGGGTGGAAAGCGTAA
- a CDS encoding glycosyltransferase family 2 protein produces the protein MQSHHPLVSVIIPAYNAEKFISKTLQSVLSQTYINIEVLVVDDGSLDRTTEIVESFARNDNRVILIKQSNKGVAAARNLAISKSTGEYIAPVDADDIWYPKKLEKQVECFLNADSSVGVVYAWSAIIDEDDAIIGEYNYWSYLNMNSVEGDVYKEILFRNFLGNASVPLIRRVCFETIGGYNSELKQNNAQGCEDLDIYLRLAEHYKFCVVQEFLIGYRQVNGSMSRSYTIMEKSHNLVMQSARQRHPEIASYIFNWSDSYFQYYLALRAFKAEDFGNTILYLYRAVKFDAVFLFNPDLYELISKIVMKQLLKTVIGGKYRDLLKFKQELEFNKNPITDITQIKLKEEKPKFWHIYNNVVFRRCKNN, from the coding sequence ATGCAATCACATCATCCCTTGGTCTCAGTTATTATACCTGCCTATAATGCAGAAAAATTTATAAGTAAAACATTACAGTCTGTTCTATCTCAAACATATATAAATATTGAAGTCTTAGTAGTTGATGATGGATCTTTAGATAGAACCACTGAAATCGTTGAATCTTTTGCGCGAAACGACAATCGAGTCATTTTAATAAAGCAGTCAAATAAAGGAGTTGCAGCTGCTCGCAACTTAGCAATTTCCAAGTCTACGGGTGAATATATTGCGCCTGTTGATGCTGACGATATATGGTATCCCAAAAAACTAGAAAAACAAGTAGAATGCTTCTTGAATGCTGATTCATCGGTAGGAGTAGTTTATGCTTGGTCAGCAATCATTGATGAGGATGACGCTATTATTGGCGAGTACAATTATTGGTCTTACCTAAATATGAATAGTGTAGAGGGAGATGTGTACAAAGAAATTTTGTTCAGAAACTTCCTAGGAAATGCTAGTGTACCACTAATTCGTAGAGTTTGTTTTGAAACAATTGGTGGCTACAATAGTGAACTGAAACAGAATAATGCTCAAGGATGTGAAGATTTAGATATTTATCTACGTCTTGCTGAACATTATAAATTTTGTGTAGTCCAGGAATTTTTGATTGGATATCGTCAGGTAAATGGAAGTATGTCTAGATCGTATACAATAATGGAAAAGTCTCATAACTTAGTAATGCAATCTGCTCGACAAAGACATCCAGAAATTGCCAGTTATATATTTAATTGGTCTGATAGCTATTTTCAATACTATTTAGCACTTCGAGCCTTCAAGGCTGAGGACTTTGGGAATACTATACTCTACCTGTACAGAGCCGTAAAGTTTGATGCAGTATTTCTTTTTAATCCAGACTTATATGAGTTGATTTCCAAGATAGTAATGAAGCAGCTATTAAAAACTGTAATCGGGGGAAAGTATAGAGATTTGTTAAAATTTAAACAAGAATTGGAATTTAATAAAAATCCAATAACTGACATTACTCAAATAAAACTAAAAGAAGAAAAACCAAAATTTTGGCATATATATAACAATGTTGTTTTTAGAAGATGTAAAAACAATTAA
- a CDS encoding glycosyltransferase family 2 protein, protein MAYKIQEIEVTEPLPTVSLSPDETGIALIVRRKDRPIGFVLQALPAKSVLSSAEIAQLITPEISSKLIQEYLLEELDYCVAQTPFPSLTIAICTKDRPENLTRCLQSLQELATQITGLEILVIDNAPSDERTKKLVDSLSWVRYVREPKPGLDFARNQAINSANGEILAFLDDDVVVDRRWLTGLITAWQENPHAAAFTGLVLPYELVTEAQILFEKRGGFRRGFQKICYGQILPGNPLYPCGAGIFGAGCNMAFRREILLKIGGFDEALDTGAPLPGGGDLDIFYRVIRAGYNLVYEPEYLVFHQHRREYEKLHRQYWTWGLGFMAFVMKAYQTDPAQHSQLRSLILWWIKDQLKQLRESLQGRHALPPKMILAEIWGGIMGFFGEYPRSLKRIEMIRRQFS, encoded by the coding sequence ATGGCTTATAAGATTCAAGAAATAGAAGTGACAGAACCGTTACCTACTGTATCACTCTCTCCAGATGAGACAGGTATTGCTTTAATTGTCCGCCGCAAAGATAGACCTATTGGGTTTGTTCTCCAAGCATTACCAGCCAAATCGGTGCTTTCTAGTGCAGAAATAGCTCAATTGATTACTCCAGAAATTAGCAGTAAACTGATTCAAGAATATCTACTAGAAGAATTAGATTATTGTGTTGCTCAAACTCCCTTTCCCTCTTTAACCATTGCAATTTGTACAAAAGACCGCCCAGAAAATTTAACCCGTTGTTTGCAATCTTTACAAGAATTAGCAACACAAATTACAGGATTAGAAATTTTAGTCATTGATAACGCGCCATCTGACGAACGTACCAAAAAATTAGTTGATTCCTTATCTTGGGTGCGTTATGTGCGAGAACCAAAACCAGGTTTAGATTTTGCTAGGAATCAAGCTATAAACTCAGCAAATGGCGAAATTCTGGCCTTTTTAGATGATGATGTCGTTGTAGATCGACGATGGTTAACAGGATTGATAACAGCATGGCAAGAAAATCCTCATGCTGCGGCTTTTACAGGGTTAGTATTACCTTATGAATTAGTGACAGAAGCGCAAATTCTTTTTGAAAAAAGAGGGGGATTTCGTCGCGGGTTTCAAAAAATTTGCTATGGTCAAATTTTACCCGGTAATCCCCTGTATCCTTGTGGCGCAGGTATATTTGGTGCGGGATGTAATATGGCATTTCGTCGAGAGATATTATTAAAAATCGGTGGATTTGATGAGGCCTTAGATACAGGTGCGCCCTTACCGGGTGGTGGAGATTTAGATATTTTTTATCGTGTAATTCGGGCAGGTTATAACCTAGTTTATGAGCCTGAATACTTAGTATTTCATCAACACCGTCGAGAATACGAAAAACTGCATCGCCAATACTGGACTTGGGGTTTAGGGTTTATGGCTTTTGTGATGAAAGCTTATCAAACTGACCCGGCTCAACATTCACAGTTACGCAGTCTCATATTGTGGTGGATCAAAGATCAACTTAAGCAATTGAGAGAAAGTTTACAAGGTCGCCATGCTTTACCGCCAAAAATGATATTAGCAGAAATATGGGGTGGAATTATGGGATTTTTTGGGGAATACCCTCGTTCTTTAAAACGCATTGAAATGATTAGGAGGCAATTTTCATGA